The following are encoded in a window of Paludisphaera rhizosphaerae genomic DNA:
- a CDS encoding proline--tRNA ligase, producing MRWSSALIPTLKETPADAVAPSHILLMRAGMIRQLGAGAYTYLPLGLRVLRKAEAIIREEMDAAGALELLMPALQPIELWKESGRFETFGDLLMKLNISGGHHMALGPTHEEVITDLVRDLINSYKQLPITLYQIQTKFRDEPRPRFGILRTREFIMKDAYSFDADVDQLNSSYDAMYEAYCRTFDRCGLPYVIVEAESGPIGGDASHEFMVPCSTGEDKVIQCLSCGYAANQEKAEVGPSKEPAAKAVADAPPYQAVPTPGQKTIKDVCAFLKVEEKTSGKLLVYVADGKPVAVLLRGDHEANEAKVRRAFGAATLAPADADVILKSTGAPIGFLGPVAIKIPLVIDPAVAALETVVVGGNEVDVHLTGVVPGRDFKLDRVVDVRNADEGDPCPRCGAAMVVKAGLEIGHVFKLGTKYSKAMGATYLDEKGTEVDVIMGCYGIGVNRIVAAAVEAGHDANGIIWPLNLAPYQVAVVPLQVKDAAVMETAEAIEQKLTAAGFDVILDDRDQRPGFKFKDVDLVGFPLRVVIGERGLKEGKIEIKWRAEAEPKTVPLETAADSILAELKAAEEKLHSTCLVNREKRREAKSSS from the coding sequence GTGCGGTGGTCCAGCGCCCTGATCCCGACGCTCAAGGAAACCCCGGCCGACGCCGTCGCGCCCAGCCATATCTTGCTCATGCGCGCCGGGATGATCCGGCAACTGGGGGCCGGCGCGTACACCTACCTGCCGCTGGGGCTCCGCGTCCTTCGGAAGGCTGAGGCCATCATCCGCGAAGAGATGGACGCCGCCGGCGCGCTCGAACTCCTCATGCCCGCCCTCCAGCCGATCGAGCTGTGGAAGGAGTCCGGCCGGTTCGAGACCTTCGGCGACCTGCTGATGAAGCTGAACATCAGCGGCGGACACCACATGGCCCTCGGGCCGACGCACGAAGAGGTCATCACGGACCTCGTCCGCGACCTGATCAACTCCTACAAGCAGCTTCCGATCACGCTCTATCAGATCCAGACCAAGTTCCGCGACGAGCCCCGGCCGCGGTTCGGCATCCTCCGAACCCGCGAGTTCATCATGAAGGACGCCTACAGCTTCGACGCCGACGTCGACCAGCTCAACTCGAGCTACGACGCGATGTACGAGGCCTATTGCCGGACCTTCGACCGCTGCGGCCTGCCGTACGTCATCGTCGAGGCCGAGTCCGGCCCGATCGGCGGCGACGCCTCCCACGAGTTCATGGTTCCCTGCTCGACGGGCGAGGACAAGGTTATCCAGTGCCTCTCCTGCGGCTACGCCGCCAACCAGGAGAAGGCCGAGGTCGGCCCGTCGAAGGAGCCGGCCGCGAAGGCCGTCGCCGACGCTCCGCCCTACCAGGCCGTGCCGACCCCGGGCCAGAAGACCATCAAGGACGTCTGCGCGTTCCTCAAGGTTGAAGAGAAGACCTCGGGCAAGCTGCTGGTCTACGTGGCCGACGGCAAGCCAGTCGCCGTGCTGCTGCGGGGCGACCACGAGGCCAACGAGGCCAAGGTCCGCCGGGCCTTCGGCGCGGCGACGCTCGCGCCGGCCGACGCCGACGTGATCCTCAAGTCCACCGGGGCGCCGATCGGCTTCCTGGGTCCGGTCGCCATCAAGATCCCGCTCGTCATCGACCCGGCGGTCGCCGCGCTGGAGACGGTCGTGGTCGGCGGCAACGAGGTCGACGTCCACCTGACGGGCGTCGTCCCCGGCCGCGACTTCAAGCTCGACCGCGTCGTCGACGTTCGCAACGCCGACGAGGGCGACCCCTGCCCGCGCTGCGGGGCCGCGATGGTCGTCAAGGCGGGGCTGGAAATCGGCCACGTCTTCAAGCTGGGGACGAAGTACTCCAAGGCGATGGGCGCGACCTACCTCGACGAGAAGGGGACCGAGGTCGACGTCATCATGGGGTGCTACGGCATCGGCGTGAACCGGATCGTCGCGGCGGCCGTCGAGGCCGGCCACGACGCCAACGGCATCATCTGGCCGCTGAACCTCGCTCCGTACCAGGTGGCCGTCGTGCCGCTCCAGGTCAAGGACGCCGCCGTGATGGAGACGGCCGAGGCCATCGAGCAAAAGCTCACGGCCGCCGGCTTCGACGTGATCCTCGACGACCGCGACCAGCGTCCGGGCTTCAAGTTCAAGGACGTCGACCTGGTCGGCTTCCCGCTCCGCGTCGTCATCGGCGAGCGTGGGCTGAAGGAAGGGAAGATCGAGATCAAGTGGCGGGCCGAGGCCGAGCCGAAGACTGTACCGCTGGAGACCGCCGCAGACTCGATCCTCGCCGAGTTGAAGGCCGCCGAGGAGAAGCTCCACAGCACCTGTCTGGTCAATCGTGAGAAGCGCCGGGAGGCGAAGTCGTCATCATGA
- a CDS encoding polymorphic toxin-type HINT domain-containing protein, translating to MATRKLSRDDLCHCGSGRKYKKCCLATDEYPRQDYSVEHPQPVYGEGAMLNRTRSECPDPPQPKSIVCIGVDYTFDELFGRAEVRYCFPSGQLVILDDGFVLPVERLEPGMRMRLEDGHIATITNVDEPRTWDPPSRTPDSDGRYARRVLGKIKRTGFVVLDLAVGGQTITTTPGHPFWSVDRGDWIAAGALRIGERLRAGDGATVTVEGKSSLRYGLVELHNIEVEEFHTYFVGRERGGVLVHNGLGGECGIPKPASPDGASGGGRILFRGMREDPSGGPLTGPTARTLGVRPGDDIPMVGDRVQPGTGGMSVAPDSPTNLPEHRRPSEFGGTGKDPVWGIGTDSLGEDIVFRQDKPTHGLLEPAREMSIGEFQEALADLVSRWFKL from the coding sequence ATGGCGACCCGGAAACTCTCGCGAGATGACCTTTGCCACTGTGGCAGCGGGCGGAAGTACAAAAAATGCTGCCTCGCCACGGACGAGTATCCGAGGCAGGACTACTCCGTCGAGCATCCTCAGCCTGTCTACGGCGAGGGAGCGATGCTCAATCGGACGAGGTCGGAATGCCCCGACCCACCTCAACCGAAGTCGATCGTATGCATCGGCGTGGACTACACCTTCGATGAGCTATTCGGTCGCGCCGAGGTTCGTTACTGCTTCCCCTCGGGTCAACTGGTCATCCTCGACGACGGATTCGTCTTGCCGGTCGAGCGGTTAGAGCCGGGAATGCGGATGCGGCTGGAGGACGGCCACATCGCCACCATCACCAATGTCGATGAGCCGAGAACCTGGGATCCCCCGTCGCGGACGCCCGATTCGGATGGTCGTTACGCACGGCGGGTCCTGGGTAAGATCAAGCGGACTGGCTTCGTCGTTCTCGATCTAGCGGTCGGCGGTCAGACCATCACAACGACTCCGGGCCATCCGTTTTGGTCGGTGGACCGGGGGGATTGGATTGCTGCTGGGGCATTGCGAATCGGTGAGCGCCTGCGGGCCGGCGACGGCGCGACCGTCACTGTCGAGGGGAAGAGTTCGCTCCGATATGGGCTCGTCGAACTGCACAATATCGAGGTCGAGGAGTTTCACACCTACTTCGTCGGCCGAGAGCGGGGCGGCGTCCTCGTACATAACGGCTTGGGTGGTGAGTGCGGCATCCCGAAACCAGCTTCACCCGACGGCGCGTCTGGTGGAGGTCGCATTCTATTCCGGGGGATGCGAGAGGATCCGAGCGGCGGCCCTTTGACAGGCCCGACGGCGAGAACACTGGGAGTCAGGCCGGGGGATGACATCCCCATGGTGGGTGACAGAGTCCAACCGGGCACTGGTGGCATGTCGGTCGCACCCGACAGCCCAACGAATCTCCCGGAGCATCGCCGTCCTTCTGAATTCGGAGGCACTGGCAAGGATCCAGTTTGGGGAATCGGCACCGATTCATTGGGGGAAGACATCGTCTTCCGGCAAGACAAACCAACACATGGACTTCTCGAACCTGCAAGGGAGATGTCCATCGGGGAGTTTCAAGAGGCACTCGCGGATCTAGTATCCAGGTGGTTCAAGCTATGA
- a CDS encoding glycosyltransferase family 4 protein, with translation MSGKPNDLRLLLTFGPLLAGAAFALCAGSCAVARTMAPRWGLLDRPGGHKGHKAPVPLGGGVAIWLAVVLVVGACGAVVLLAGSQLPEAVARHVGGVRERAGELATILGLATVMMVMGFVDDRVSLSWKPRLGLQLGCAALVAAAGVRVTLFGPFTHPLIGGLVTTVWITAMTNAFNMLDNMDGLAASVGLIAALLFGAAQAAVGGLFAPAVLLILVGALGGFLVHNHAPARLYMGDAGSNFLGFLLGSLTVAGNFFQAGQASPYAVLTPLLVMAVPLYDMTSVILIRLSEGRSPFQPDRRHFSHRLVGRGLTPPQAVWTIDLVTLACGLGALLLHRLDAWGAAVVLAQTGCLLGIVAILEMSGAGTRTERTLGQARLETAGPLQTGAGRPPGSDETVVAESS, from the coding sequence GTGAGTGGGAAGCCGAACGACCTCCGCCTGCTGTTGACGTTCGGCCCCTTGCTGGCGGGGGCGGCGTTCGCCCTTTGCGCGGGCTCCTGCGCCGTCGCGCGGACGATGGCCCCGAGATGGGGGCTGCTGGACCGTCCCGGCGGCCACAAGGGGCATAAAGCGCCGGTACCGTTGGGCGGCGGCGTGGCGATCTGGCTGGCCGTGGTGCTGGTCGTGGGGGCGTGCGGGGCGGTCGTCCTGCTGGCCGGCTCCCAACTGCCGGAGGCCGTCGCGCGACACGTCGGCGGCGTCCGTGAACGGGCCGGCGAGTTGGCGACGATCCTCGGGCTGGCGACCGTCATGATGGTCATGGGGTTCGTCGACGACCGCGTCAGCCTGAGCTGGAAGCCTCGGCTGGGGCTGCAACTGGGCTGTGCCGCGCTGGTGGCGGCGGCGGGCGTGAGGGTCACGCTGTTCGGACCGTTCACCCATCCGCTGATCGGCGGGCTGGTGACGACGGTCTGGATCACGGCGATGACCAACGCCTTCAACATGCTGGACAACATGGACGGCCTGGCCGCGAGCGTCGGCCTGATCGCGGCCTTGCTCTTCGGGGCGGCCCAGGCGGCGGTCGGCGGGCTGTTCGCACCGGCGGTCTTGCTGATCCTGGTGGGGGCGCTGGGTGGATTCCTGGTCCACAACCACGCCCCAGCGAGGCTCTACATGGGGGACGCCGGCAGCAACTTCCTGGGGTTCCTGCTGGGCTCGCTGACAGTGGCCGGGAACTTCTTCCAGGCGGGGCAGGCGTCCCCCTACGCCGTGCTCACGCCCTTGCTGGTGATGGCTGTGCCGCTGTACGACATGACCTCGGTGATCCTGATCCGGTTGAGCGAGGGCCGCAGCCCGTTCCAGCCGGACCGTCGCCATTTCTCGCACCGGTTGGTCGGGCGCGGCTTGACGCCGCCGCAGGCGGTCTGGACGATTGACCTTGTGACCCTGGCGTGCGGCCTGGGGGCTCTGCTGCTCCACCGGCTCGATGCCTGGGGGGCGGCCGTGGTACTGGCCCAGACCGGCTGCCTGCTGGGGATCGTCGCGATCCTGGAGATGTCGGGGGCGGGGACGAGAACGGAGCGGACTCTTGGCCAGGCGCGGCTCGAAACCGCCGGGCCCCTCCAAACAGGGGCCGGGCGACCGCCGGGGAGCGACGAAACCGTCGTCGCCGAATCTTCCTGA
- a CDS encoding O-antigen ligase family protein, giving the protein MARRGSKPPGPSKQGPGDRRGATKPSSPNLPDDLDLGPGTEFWAERLRRLALGLLAALIAARAYWPSEPAYKEGAAAGLSWDLAIFLVAALALVSSIFAGRFVFRLAVPDAAVAALMFLVAVSSQRSLDWRIGVNLAWEWAAMGVAYLLLRWLPRTRGESAALVLGMVVTASAVAAYGIYQGVVEIPQIQEQYRRNPEAAREQIGVSGGSDPADEVRRQALENRVLQSTEVFATFGLANSLAGFLVAPLVLLMATALEALARKPAVGASRWPAILGAAIPGLILLTCLVMAKGLSAWLGLAVASGLLVLRGLRLVPRRVLMVLGVAGAVAVAGLVVAGVATRRLDVQILTQATRSLRYRFEYWRSTWAMITEDAPSFGKAIQTGNFWKGVGPGNFGTHYVRYKLPEASEEIQDPHNLFLDVWSTAGVWAFLALVAALGSGIWILLTRGGQSEDEDASPTDRPAWLLVASGLGLVMVLFLGRMNLFMEDLLTRWLVLLVFWVFSAALLSPLWRLAWPTPYALGAAMSGVTIALLTSGGVSFPAIAMMLWGSLALGLNLRDPAPSGRLHSVETLIPVGALSLAWAALIGGFFGATLPFWKSEAAVARAEAAMQSLPPDYDRAETAYKAAETADRYNVRPWLGHAYLQLLAWQSRGSKAADLRWETIRILLEQAVKPPRNPDSWGLYSERASTVRDLLRIVGPSLSPREILQLQADVVKATRVATRLYPNNPVLHGRLAEASAEMSMFRDAADEANEAIRLDALTPHADKKLPDSMRRRLQENLPKWTERAAGSPQAPI; this is encoded by the coding sequence TTGGCCAGGCGCGGCTCGAAACCGCCGGGCCCCTCCAAACAGGGGCCGGGCGACCGCCGGGGAGCGACGAAACCGTCGTCGCCGAATCTTCCTGACGATCTCGACCTCGGACCCGGGACTGAATTCTGGGCCGAGCGTCTCCGCCGCCTGGCGCTGGGGCTGCTCGCGGCGTTGATCGCCGCTCGCGCCTACTGGCCCAGCGAGCCGGCTTACAAGGAAGGGGCCGCCGCCGGTCTGAGCTGGGACCTGGCGATCTTCCTGGTCGCCGCGCTGGCCCTCGTCTCCTCGATCTTCGCCGGCCGGTTCGTCTTCCGGCTGGCAGTCCCCGACGCCGCTGTCGCCGCCCTGATGTTTCTGGTCGCGGTCAGCTCGCAGCGTTCGCTCGACTGGCGGATCGGTGTGAACCTGGCGTGGGAATGGGCGGCGATGGGGGTCGCCTATCTGCTCCTACGCTGGTTGCCGAGGACCCGCGGGGAGTCCGCCGCCCTCGTCCTGGGGATGGTCGTCACCGCTTCCGCCGTCGCGGCCTACGGCATCTACCAGGGGGTGGTGGAGATCCCCCAGATCCAGGAGCAGTACCGGCGCAACCCCGAAGCGGCCCGGGAACAGATCGGCGTCTCGGGAGGCTCGGATCCGGCCGACGAGGTCCGTCGTCAGGCTTTGGAGAACCGCGTGCTCCAGTCGACGGAGGTCTTCGCGACCTTCGGCCTGGCGAACTCCCTTGCCGGCTTCCTCGTCGCCCCGCTGGTGCTGCTGATGGCGACGGCGCTCGAAGCCCTGGCCCGGAAGCCGGCCGTTGGGGCCTCGCGATGGCCTGCGATCCTGGGGGCGGCGATTCCTGGCCTCATCCTGCTGACCTGCCTGGTGATGGCCAAGGGGCTGAGCGCCTGGTTGGGGTTGGCGGTTGCCTCAGGGTTGCTGGTCTTGCGCGGTCTGCGGCTGGTCCCTCGGCGCGTCCTGATGGTGCTGGGGGTCGCCGGCGCGGTGGCCGTCGCTGGGCTGGTCGTCGCCGGCGTGGCGACCCGCCGCCTCGACGTCCAGATCCTGACCCAGGCGACGCGTTCGCTCCGATACCGCTTCGAGTACTGGCGGTCGACCTGGGCGATGATCACCGAGGACGCCCCCAGTTTCGGCAAGGCGATCCAGACCGGCAACTTCTGGAAGGGAGTCGGCCCGGGGAACTTCGGCACGCACTACGTCCGCTACAAGCTCCCCGAGGCCAGCGAGGAGATCCAGGACCCCCACAACCTCTTCCTCGACGTCTGGTCGACGGCCGGCGTGTGGGCTTTCCTCGCGCTGGTCGCGGCGCTCGGCTCGGGGATCTGGATCCTGCTGACGCGCGGCGGCCAGTCCGAGGATGAGGACGCATCCCCCACCGACCGCCCCGCCTGGCTGCTCGTAGCGTCGGGGTTGGGCCTGGTGATGGTCCTCTTCCTGGGCCGCATGAACCTGTTCATGGAAGACCTGCTGACGCGCTGGCTGGTGCTCCTTGTCTTCTGGGTCTTCTCAGCCGCCCTGCTGTCCCCGCTCTGGCGACTGGCCTGGCCGACGCCCTACGCCCTGGGCGCGGCGATGTCCGGCGTGACGATCGCCCTGCTGACCTCCGGCGGCGTGAGCTTCCCCGCGATCGCCATGATGCTCTGGGGGAGCCTGGCCCTGGGGCTGAACCTCCGCGATCCGGCCCCCAGCGGCCGGCTGCACTCCGTCGAGACGCTGATCCCCGTCGGCGCTCTGTCCCTGGCCTGGGCGGCGCTCATCGGCGGATTCTTCGGTGCGACGCTGCCGTTCTGGAAATCCGAGGCCGCCGTGGCGCGGGCCGAGGCCGCCATGCAGAGCCTGCCGCCGGACTACGATCGCGCCGAGACCGCCTACAAGGCCGCCGAAACCGCCGACCGCTATAACGTCCGCCCCTGGCTGGGGCACGCGTACCTGCAGTTGCTCGCCTGGCAGTCTCGCGGCTCCAAGGCGGCCGATCTGCGCTGGGAAACGATCCGGATTCTCCTGGAGCAGGCCGTCAAGCCTCCGCGGAATCCTGATTCCTGGGGGCTCTACAGCGAACGCGCGAGCACAGTGCGCGACCTGCTGCGGATCGTCGGGCCGAGTCTCTCGCCCCGCGAGATCCTCCAACTCCAGGCGGACGTCGTGAAGGCGACGCGCGTGGCGACGCGGCTCTACCCCAACAACCCCGTGCTCCACGGCCGGCTCGCCGAGGCCAGCGCCGAGATGTCCATGTTCCGGGACGCCGCCGACGAGGCGAACGAGGCGATCCGCCTCGACGCCCTCACCCCGCACGCCGACAAGAAGCTCCCGGACAGCATGCGCCGCCGCCTCCAGGAGAACCTCCCGAAGTGGACCGAACGGGCCGCCGGCTCCCCACAGGCGCCGATCTGA
- the smpB gene encoding SsrA-binding protein SmpB translates to MAKKDAGKSAGKAKDEGDAIKIVARNRRARHDYDLIEKVEAGIVLTGTEVKSLRNGKANLEDAYAEVTRGEVWLNGCDIPEYLQANRMNHIPKRPRKLLLHRREIEKLAGRTNERGLTLIPVSIYFKKGMAKVEIFVAKGRKTFDKREALKKNEAKRDIDRAMRRG, encoded by the coding sequence ATGGCCAAGAAAGACGCAGGGAAGTCCGCCGGCAAGGCGAAGGACGAAGGCGACGCCATCAAGATCGTCGCCCGCAACCGTCGGGCCCGGCACGATTACGACCTGATCGAGAAGGTGGAAGCCGGTATCGTCCTGACCGGCACCGAGGTCAAGAGCCTGCGCAACGGCAAGGCGAACCTGGAAGACGCCTACGCCGAGGTCACCCGGGGCGAGGTCTGGCTCAACGGTTGCGACATCCCCGAGTACCTCCAGGCCAACCGGATGAACCACATCCCCAAGCGGCCCCGGAAGCTCTTGCTCCACCGCCGCGAGATCGAGAAGCTCGCCGGTCGAACCAACGAACGCGGCCTGACCCTGATCCCCGTCTCCATCTACTTCAAGAAGGGGATGGCCAAGGTCGAAATCTTCGTCGCCAAGGGCCGCAAGACGTTCGACAAGCGGGAGGCCCTCAAGAAGAACGAGGCCAAGCGCGACATCGATCGCGCCATGCGCCGGGGCTGA
- the folK gene encoding 2-amino-4-hydroxy-6-hydroxymethyldihydropteridine diphosphokinase has translation MSEGSLAIIGLGSNQGDREAILDEAVEVLKAAPHIHVWTVSNLYETFPVGGPPDQEPFLNAALLAEPTIDPLSLLERLHLIEEKFGRVRDERWGARTLDLDLLLYGQEIRRTPQLTLPHPRLPFRRFALLPAVEVAPWSLDPLTNMTVNELLASIDRRPSLVAVAAANPDDPATVELAAEVHAGVVEALGAEPLLRRDLQSAGAAHPASPRDRAFAEVQATARRTPESKWLNSGLGDRWLAADFALDLDLRRAAAIEDGVSHEGWKEVWNLFTYERAARAAVDHALAPTFVVLLGQGAAAIRDGGFPRPVYVPEATVPAEIVVEVVVTCHATRA, from the coding sequence ATGAGCGAGGGCTCGCTGGCGATCATCGGATTGGGGAGCAACCAGGGGGACCGCGAGGCCATCCTGGACGAGGCCGTGGAGGTTCTCAAGGCCGCGCCTCACATCCACGTCTGGACCGTCAGCAATCTCTACGAGACGTTCCCCGTCGGCGGCCCACCCGATCAGGAGCCGTTCCTCAACGCGGCCCTCCTGGCTGAGCCCACGATCGACCCGCTGTCGCTCCTCGAGCGGCTGCACCTGATCGAAGAGAAGTTCGGGCGGGTCCGCGACGAGCGTTGGGGAGCGCGGACGCTCGACCTGGATCTACTTCTCTACGGGCAGGAGATCCGTCGCACTCCGCAATTGACGCTGCCTCATCCTCGGCTGCCGTTCCGCCGGTTCGCCCTGCTGCCGGCCGTTGAGGTCGCCCCCTGGTCGCTCGACCCGCTGACCAATATGACGGTCAACGAGCTGCTGGCGAGTATCGACCGTCGGCCGAGCCTCGTGGCCGTCGCCGCCGCGAACCCGGACGACCCGGCGACCGTCGAACTGGCCGCGGAGGTCCACGCCGGAGTCGTCGAGGCTCTTGGGGCCGAGCCGCTCCTTCGACGCGACTTGCAATCGGCGGGAGCCGCTCACCCGGCCAGTCCTCGCGACCGGGCCTTCGCCGAGGTTCAGGCGACGGCTCGCCGGACGCCCGAGTCGAAATGGCTGAATTCCGGGCTGGGCGACCGCTGGCTGGCGGCCGACTTCGCGCTCGATCTCGACCTGCGCCGGGCGGCGGCGATCGAAGACGGAGTCTCCCACGAAGGTTGGAAAGAGGTCTGGAACCTGTTCACCTACGAGCGAGCCGCCAGGGCCGCCGTCGACCACGCTCTGGCGCCGACGTTCGTCGTGCTGCTCGGCCAGGGGGCGGCCGCGATCCGAGACGGCGGCTTCCCGCGCCCCGTCTACGTCCCCGAGGCGACCGTCCCGGCCGAAATCGTGGTCGAGGTCGTCGTTACCTGCCACGCGACGCGAGCCTGA
- a CDS encoding LL-diaminopimelate aminotransferase, translated as MATPFVKSQRLQKLPPYLFAEIDKKKKAAIAAGKDVINLGVGDPDRPTPRSIIESLQKNVENPAFHQYALDQGSPELRKSIAAFCKTRYGLDLDPETEILPLIGSKEGLAHFPLAVLNPGEISLVPDPCYPVYRSASQFAGADVYTMPLERSLGFRPDLDAIPADVFSLARLMFLNFPNNPTGGTADLDYFRKVVDLAGVHGFTVAQDAAYNEMYFDEPAPSILQVPGAKDVAVEFHSLSKTFNMTGWRVGFAIGGEPMISALKQVKANCDSGIFTAIQFAAKTALDEYQELTPPIRALYKERRDAFVAAMRKLGWDVPSPEATFYVWIPCPKGYSSTDLCARLLDEASVVTTPGLGFGRTADGYIRVALTVETPRLLEAVDRIGKLSL; from the coding sequence ATGGCTACTCCGTTCGTGAAGTCCCAAAGGCTCCAGAAGCTGCCGCCGTACCTGTTCGCCGAGATCGACAAGAAGAAGAAGGCCGCCATCGCCGCCGGCAAGGACGTCATCAACCTGGGCGTCGGCGACCCCGACCGGCCCACGCCTCGGTCGATCATCGAGAGCCTCCAGAAGAACGTCGAGAACCCGGCGTTCCACCAGTACGCCCTCGACCAGGGCTCGCCCGAGCTTCGCAAGTCGATCGCGGCCTTCTGCAAGACGCGGTACGGGCTCGACCTCGACCCGGAGACCGAGATCCTGCCGCTGATCGGCTCCAAGGAAGGCCTGGCGCACTTCCCACTGGCCGTGCTCAACCCGGGCGAGATCAGCCTGGTCCCCGACCCCTGCTACCCGGTCTACCGCTCGGCCAGCCAGTTCGCCGGGGCCGACGTCTACACCATGCCGCTCGAGCGTTCGCTGGGCTTCCGGCCGGACCTCGACGCGATCCCGGCCGACGTTTTCTCGCTCGCCCGGCTGATGTTCCTGAACTTCCCCAACAACCCGACCGGCGGCACGGCGGATCTCGACTACTTCCGCAAGGTCGTCGACCTGGCAGGCGTCCACGGCTTCACCGTGGCCCAGGACGCCGCCTACAACGAGATGTACTTCGACGAGCCGGCCCCGAGCATCCTCCAGGTGCCCGGCGCGAAGGACGTCGCCGTCGAGTTCCACAGCCTCTCGAAGACCTTCAACATGACCGGCTGGCGCGTGGGCTTCGCCATCGGCGGCGAGCCGATGATCTCGGCGCTCAAGCAGGTGAAGGCCAACTGCGACTCGGGCATCTTCACGGCGATCCAGTTCGCCGCCAAGACGGCGCTCGACGAGTACCAGGAGCTGACGCCGCCGATCCGGGCCCTCTACAAGGAGCGTCGCGACGCCTTCGTCGCCGCGATGCGCAAGCTGGGCTGGGACGTCCCCTCGCCGGAAGCCACGTTCTACGTCTGGATCCCCTGCCCCAAGGGCTACTCCTCGACCGACCTCTGCGCGCGTCTGCTCGACGAGGCGAGCGTCGTCACGACCCCCGGCCTCGGCTTCGGCCGCACGGCCGACGGCTACATCCGAGTGGCTCTGACGGTCGAGACCCCGCGGCTGCTGGAAGCCGTCGACCGCATCGGCAAGCTCTCTCTGTAA
- the deoC gene encoding deoxyribose-phosphate aldolase, producing MALELTYDLIAKRIDHSLLQPTLTEEEMESGCRVAAEYGVASVCIKPFAVAMASRLLRGTGVEVGTTIGFPHGGHATSVKVFESKQAIDDGATELDMVVNIGQVLGGHWAAVATDIEAVVEAAHERDAIVKVIFENCFLNDEQKIRLCRICGEVGADYVKTSTGYGTGGATREDLILMRKSSPPRVKLKAAGGVRTLDQAIEVVELGCDRFGASKTAEILDDLKGRLAR from the coding sequence ATGGCACTCGAATTGACGTACGACCTGATCGCCAAGCGGATCGATCACTCCCTCCTTCAGCCGACGCTGACCGAGGAGGAGATGGAGAGCGGTTGTCGGGTCGCGGCCGAATACGGCGTCGCCAGCGTCTGCATCAAGCCGTTCGCCGTGGCGATGGCTTCGCGACTCCTGCGCGGGACGGGCGTCGAGGTCGGGACGACGATCGGCTTTCCCCACGGCGGCCACGCGACCAGCGTGAAGGTCTTCGAGTCCAAGCAGGCCATCGACGATGGAGCGACCGAGCTGGACATGGTCGTCAACATCGGCCAGGTCCTCGGCGGCCACTGGGCGGCCGTCGCCACCGACATCGAGGCCGTCGTCGAGGCCGCCCACGAGCGCGACGCGATCGTGAAGGTCATCTTCGAGAACTGCTTCCTCAACGACGAGCAGAAGATCCGCCTCTGTCGGATCTGCGGCGAGGTCGGCGCCGACTACGTCAAGACCTCCACCGGCTACGGCACCGGCGGTGCGACCCGCGAGGATCTGATCCTCATGCGGAAGTCCTCCCCGCCCCGCGTGAAGCTCAAGGCGGCCGGCGGCGTCCGGACGCTCGACCAGGCCATCGAGGTCGTCGAGTTGGGCTGCGACCGTTTCGGCGCATCCAAGACCGCTGAAATCCTCGACGATCTCAAGGGGCGTCTGGCCCGCTGA
- a CDS encoding PDZ domain-containing protein yields MPRIVRLTQAILAMNLAVCAVRADLAPQWKSQAPLVVEGVVAEVFRSARLTNIHYLVEVRVQSARLQTRTSAPGERQGVKIAEVAPAIRVPQADETIYVHCFTPQPTTPPTPAAGGHLEIADEGVRIRAYLYPRPQGGYAGAYPDWFDRTSAEMARPEDVEEPHPSEPPPKRKQLGLYTETVLFEGKPTQRVTGLVASSPAQTAGIQVNDLVTAVNGVATNNVDSFRSAVARSNNPVRLTVRRVATGAVEDMTINFSALLATSPEPTGGPVAPVPSPE; encoded by the coding sequence ATGCCTCGGATAGTCCGCCTGACCCAGGCGATACTGGCAATGAACCTGGCAGTTTGCGCGGTTCGGGCTGATCTGGCACCGCAATGGAAGTCGCAGGCTCCCCTGGTTGTCGAGGGGGTAGTCGCGGAGGTCTTTCGGAGCGCCCGACTGACCAACATTCACTACCTCGTGGAGGTTCGCGTCCAGTCGGCGCGTCTCCAGACTCGCACGTCGGCCCCGGGCGAGCGGCAAGGGGTCAAGATCGCGGAGGTCGCCCCGGCGATCAGGGTTCCCCAGGCGGATGAGACGATCTACGTACACTGCTTCACACCCCAGCCCACAACGCCGCCGACGCCGGCCGCGGGAGGACACCTCGAAATCGCCGACGAAGGCGTGCGTATCCGCGCCTACCTCTACCCGCGTCCCCAGGGGGGGTACGCTGGTGCTTACCCCGACTGGTTCGACCGCACCTCGGCCGAGATGGCCCGTCCCGAAGACGTCGAGGAACCGCACCCGTCCGAGCCTCCGCCGAAGCGGAAGCAGCTGGGGCTCTACACCGAGACCGTCCTGTTCGAGGGCAAGCCGACTCAACGCGTGACCGGCCTGGTCGCCTCCTCGCCCGCCCAGACGGCCGGCATCCAGGTGAACGACCTGGTGACGGCGGTCAACGGAGTCGCCACCAACAACGTCGACTCCTTCCGAAGCGCGGTAGCCCGTTCCAACAACCCCGTCAGGCTGACCGTCCGTCGAGTCGCGACGGGAGCCGTCGAGGACATGACGATCAACTTCTCCGCCCTCCTGGCGACCTCTCCCGAGCCGACGGGCGGCCCGGTCGCCCCGGTGCCCAGTCCCGAATAG